One window of the Gemmatimonadaceae bacterium genome contains the following:
- a CDS encoding glycosyltransferase codes for MRILLIGSDNAWRMEAAVERALRRAGHTTLLIDDRRMKRLIGWRLTQLWARYQAERFEPDFVFLSKCLALDPETVSHIIAGKANAMWYHDPQWYRDLDRPDIGHIAEVGKLSRTFFVTGFEDEWRANGLPAMFLPAAGDAGIKPVAPEERFGSDVAFIGTGYDRERAKRLIAVAAHHDLRVWGPGWEEWRDRLSWSGRSVEGNEFAAVCSSSGITLGINPARAAGGVSYTSDRTWMVMLAGGFHLAERSPGVAAMLCDGEHCAFYDDTESCIAQCSRYLSAPGEREEIRIAGERFVRAHHTYDQRIANILENRPFVNPLATG; via the coding sequence ATGCGAATCCTGCTCATCGGGAGCGACAACGCGTGGCGGATGGAGGCGGCGGTCGAGCGCGCGCTTCGCCGCGCGGGCCACACGACGTTGCTGATAGACGACAGGCGCATGAAGCGTCTCATCGGATGGCGCCTCACGCAGCTGTGGGCGAGGTACCAGGCCGAGCGATTCGAGCCCGACTTCGTTTTTCTCTCGAAGTGTCTCGCGCTCGACCCGGAGACCGTCTCCCATATCATCGCCGGCAAGGCGAACGCGATGTGGTATCACGATCCGCAGTGGTACAGGGATCTCGACCGTCCGGACATCGGTCACATCGCGGAGGTGGGAAAGTTGTCACGCACGTTCTTCGTGACCGGTTTCGAGGACGAATGGCGCGCCAACGGTCTGCCGGCGATGTTCCTGCCCGCGGCGGGGGATGCGGGCATCAAGCCGGTCGCGCCCGAGGAGAGATTCGGATCCGATGTGGCGTTCATCGGTACGGGGTACGATCGGGAACGGGCGAAGCGACTCATCGCCGTCGCCGCGCATCACGATCTGCGCGTATGGGGTCCGGGATGGGAGGAGTGGCGCGATCGCCTGAGCTGGAGCGGACGCTCCGTAGAGGGGAATGAGTTCGCCGCGGTATGCTCGAGCTCGGGCATCACACTGGGAATAAATCCCGCGCGCGCAGCGGGAGGCGTCTCTTACACATCGGATCGGACGTGGATGGTGATGCTCGCAGGCGGATTCCATCTCGCCGAGCGATCTCCGGGAGTCGCGGCGATGCTGTGCGACGGCGAGCATTGCGCGTTCTACGACGACACTGAGTCGTGCATCGCGCAGTGCTCGCGTTATCTCTCCGCGCCTGGCGAGAGAGAGGAGATCCGCATCGCCGGCGAGAGATTCGTGCGCGCGCATCACACGTACGATCAGCGCATCGCGAACATTCTGGAGAATCGTCCTTTCGTGAATCCGCTGGCGACTGGGTGA
- a CDS encoding PBP1A family penicillin-binding protein, with translation MANRFARFRREHPTLVRALLLFVIFGAAFGLGLGYGAWALVCRGGQCPPVEALNDYTPRQTSKLYAADGRFIAELGLERRTLVRLDEIPLTVQQAFVITEDKRFYSHSGIDWRRVFGALARDILSRSWDEGFSTITMQLARNVFPERISREKTLVRKIKEGKVAREIEDKFDKKKILELYLNQINLGNGAYGVETASERYFGKSVRDLNIAEAATLAALPKAPERYNPKRHPDRAIQRRNTVIELMRRNGAISDADASGAKAFPLQLASKTDAGDTAPYFVEWIRQQLDAQFGRQLYEQGLRVYTTLDLDMQLAAERAVERQLRRIESGRFGKFNGETYEHYNARSIAGTEPGQNSPYLQGAFVALDPRNGAVRAMVGGRDFYDSKFNRATQALRQPGSSFKPIVYAAGVQNGRPPSYILADTAISVEQGTGTPWTPRNYDGKFLGPMPMRRGLYESRNIVAIQLGMELGENTVINEARNFGITTPIPPYPSIFIGSADVYPLEMIAAFAPFANLGIRAGPNAILRVENARQEVLWQQTPSRTTVLSPEESWIMVDMMKDVIRRGTASGSVWGAGFHLPAGGKTGTTNDGTNVWFIGYTADLVAGVWMGFDRPRKIMNDAQGGRLAAPAWTQFMTEVYRRKPAPPDWPRPASIITREIDVSTGLLQTPYCPRDLIRTEFYVPGTEPTRECDKHLGYTTPGYDTLGIGGPPPSYVPPPPVTGGSRVIPGAAPVPRKALPGDSLRGRFRLDTARSRGDSAPIGSVLPRRVNSFSHHRALKEKNGAG, from the coding sequence ATGGCAAATCGCTTCGCAAGATTCCGCCGCGAGCACCCCACTCTCGTCAGGGCGCTGCTTCTCTTCGTCATATTCGGCGCCGCCTTCGGACTCGGTCTGGGGTACGGGGCGTGGGCCCTCGTCTGCCGCGGTGGACAATGCCCGCCCGTCGAAGCGCTGAACGACTACACACCGCGCCAGACATCCAAGCTCTACGCTGCCGACGGGCGGTTCATCGCCGAGCTCGGGCTCGAACGCCGCACTCTCGTCAGACTCGACGAGATCCCGCTTACCGTGCAGCAGGCCTTCGTCATCACCGAGGACAAGCGGTTCTACTCTCACTCCGGCATTGACTGGCGCCGCGTCTTCGGAGCGCTCGCCCGCGACATTCTCTCGCGAAGCTGGGACGAGGGTTTCTCCACGATCACGATGCAGCTTGCGCGCAACGTGTTCCCCGAGCGAATCAGCCGCGAGAAAACCCTCGTCCGCAAGATCAAGGAAGGGAAGGTTGCCCGCGAGATCGAGGACAAGTTCGACAAGAAGAAGATCCTCGAGCTGTATCTCAACCAGATCAACCTCGGCAACGGTGCGTATGGCGTCGAGACGGCATCGGAGCGCTACTTCGGAAAATCGGTTCGCGACCTGAACATCGCGGAAGCGGCGACGCTGGCGGCGCTGCCGAAAGCGCCGGAGCGGTACAACCCAAAGCGCCATCCCGATCGTGCCATTCAGCGCCGCAACACGGTGATCGAGCTGATGCGTCGCAACGGCGCGATCAGCGACGCCGATGCGAGCGGGGCGAAGGCGTTCCCGCTTCAGCTTGCGAGCAAGACCGACGCGGGCGACACCGCGCCGTACTTCGTCGAGTGGATCAGACAGCAGCTCGATGCCCAGTTCGGAAGACAACTTTACGAACAGGGCCTCCGCGTCTACACCACGCTCGACCTGGACATGCAGCTCGCCGCCGAGCGCGCGGTGGAAAGGCAGCTCAGGCGCATCGAGAGCGGACGGTTCGGAAAATTCAACGGCGAGACTTACGAGCACTACAACGCGCGCAGTATCGCCGGCACCGAGCCGGGGCAGAACTCTCCGTATCTCCAGGGCGCGTTCGTCGCTCTGGATCCGCGGAACGGCGCCGTGCGCGCGATGGTCGGGGGACGCGACTTCTATGACTCAAAATTCAATCGCGCCACGCAGGCGCTTCGGCAGCCCGGCTCTTCCTTCAAGCCGATAGTGTACGCTGCCGGCGTTCAGAATGGCCGGCCTCCTTCGTACATCCTCGCGGACACGGCGATCTCGGTGGAGCAGGGAACCGGCACCCCGTGGACTCCGAGGAACTACGACGGGAAATTCCTCGGCCCCATGCCGATGCGTCGCGGACTCTACGAGTCGCGCAACATCGTCGCCATCCAGCTCGGCATGGAGCTCGGCGAGAACACCGTCATCAACGAGGCGCGGAATTTCGGCATCACTACGCCGATCCCGCCATATCCGTCCATCTTCATCGGCTCGGCGGACGTCTATCCGCTGGAGATGATCGCCGCGTTCGCTCCCTTTGCCAATCTCGGGATCCGCGCCGGTCCGAACGCGATTCTCCGCGTGGAGAACGCGAGACAGGAAGTGCTGTGGCAGCAGACGCCGTCGCGCACCACGGTCCTTTCGCCGGAGGAATCGTGGATCATGGTGGACATGATGAAGGACGTCATCAGGCGCGGCACGGCGTCGGGGAGCGTCTGGGGGGCTGGTTTTCATCTGCCCGCGGGCGGAAAGACCGGCACGACGAACGACGGCACGAACGTCTGGTTCATCGGTTACACGGCGGATCTCGTCGCCGGCGTGTGGATGGGATTCGACAGGCCGCGCAAGATCATGAACGACGCGCAGGGCGGACGTCTCGCCGCGCCGGCATGGACGCAGTTCATGACGGAGGTGTACAGGAGAAAGCCCGCTCCGCCCGACTGGCCGAGGCCGGCGTCCATCATCACTCGTGAGATAGACGTCAGTACCGGATTGCTTCAGACTCCGTACTGCCCCCGCGATCTCATTCGGACCGAGTTCTACGTGCCGGGTACTGAACCGACGCGCGAATGCGACAAGCACCTCGGCTACACGACGCCTGGTTACGACACGCTGGGAATCGGAGGGCCGCCGCCGAGCTATGTGCCGCCGCCTCCTGTAACCGGCGGCAGCCGCGTCATCCCCGGCGCCGCGCCCGTGCCGCGAAAGGCGTTGCCAGGCGATTCACTGCGTGGCCGCTTCCGGCTCGACACCGCGCGCAGCCGCGGCGATAGCGCGCCCATCGGTAGCGTTCTCCCCCGTCGCGTGAATAGCTTTTCTCATCACCGGGCACTCAAGGAGAAAAATGGAGCGGGCTGA
- a CDS encoding PQQ-dependent sugar dehydrogenase, translated as MRSALLAGAIALIGCTDTQARTARRGDASVADATPVAPAAGAIRLEQVGDRFRSPVHLTSPPGDARLFVVEQAGRIRIVKNGAIVAQPFLDMVERVRSGGEQGLLSVAFHPDYARNGWFYVNYTDRQGDTRVERYKVSSNPDLADASSAKLVLGIDQPYSNHNGGLAMFGPDGMLWIGTGDGGSGGDPHGNGQNRQALLGKMLRINVSGADPYTIPADNPYANGSGGKPEIWAIGLRNPWRFAFDRPAGLLYIADVGQNAIEEIHIERSNKAGLDYGWNIMEGDQCYGRASCNRSGLEIPQVTYRHAGGACSITGGFVYRGRRIPSITGHYFYSDYCAGWLRSFRFQNGAVTDRREWKMDDIGHVVSFGEDSAGEMLIISENGRIFRFAGSG; from the coding sequence GTGAGGTCCGCGCTTCTCGCCGGTGCGATCGCGCTGATCGGGTGCACGGATACTCAGGCGAGAACCGCCCGTCGCGGTGACGCATCAGTCGCTGATGCGACGCCCGTCGCGCCGGCGGCGGGCGCGATCCGGTTGGAGCAGGTCGGCGACAGGTTCCGAAGCCCGGTGCACCTCACGTCGCCGCCCGGCGACGCCAGGCTGTTCGTCGTCGAGCAGGCCGGAAGGATTCGCATCGTGAAGAACGGCGCTATCGTCGCGCAGCCATTCCTCGACATGGTCGAGCGCGTACGGAGCGGCGGAGAGCAGGGCCTGCTGAGCGTGGCGTTTCATCCCGATTACGCGCGCAACGGGTGGTTCTACGTGAATTACACCGACCGGCAGGGCGACACGCGCGTCGAGCGGTACAAGGTCAGCTCCAATCCCGATCTCGCCGATGCATCATCGGCGAAGCTCGTTCTCGGAATTGACCAGCCGTACTCGAATCACAATGGCGGCCTGGCGATGTTCGGCCCCGACGGCATGCTGTGGATCGGAACCGGCGACGGCGGATCCGGCGGCGATCCGCACGGCAATGGGCAGAACAGGCAGGCGCTCCTCGGAAAGATGCTCCGCATCAACGTCAGCGGCGCCGATCCGTACACGATTCCGGCCGACAATCCCTATGCCAACGGATCAGGGGGCAAGCCGGAGATCTGGGCGATCGGATTGCGGAACCCGTGGCGCTTTGCATTCGATCGTCCGGCGGGTCTTCTCTACATCGCCGACGTAGGACAGAACGCGATCGAGGAGATTCACATCGAGCGGTCGAACAAGGCGGGTCTCGACTACGGCTGGAACATCATGGAAGGCGATCAGTGCTACGGCCGCGCGAGCTGCAACCGCAGCGGACTCGAGATCCCGCAAGTGACCTACCGTCATGCTGGCGGCGCGTGCTCCATCACCGGCGGATTCGTTTATCGGGGGCGGCGCATTCCTTCAATCACCGGCCACTACTTTTACTCGGATTACTGCGCGGGATGGCTGCGCAGCTTCCGCTTCCAGAACGGAGCGGTGACCGACAGGCGCGAATGGAAGATGGACGACATCGGGCACGTCGTGTCGTTCGGTGAAGACAGCGCCGGCGAGATGCTCATCATCTCCGAGAACGGGCGCATCTTTCGATTCGCCGGCAGCGGGTAA
- the tyrS gene encoding tyrosine--tRNA ligase has product MTQPAPLLDELVWRGLLHQNTEGLAEALAARSLSAYCGFDPTASSMHVGNLVPVMGLMHLQRAGHRPYAVVGGGTGLIGDPSGKTAERQLNSLQLVEENSRGLRAQLEHFLEFTGPNAAQMRNNADWLLPLGAIEFMRDVGKHFTVNYMIAKESVQQRIESGISYTEFSYMLLQAYDYRELFRREGVTLQVGGSDQWGNITAGLELIRRTEGGEAHALTFPLVTNASGTKFGKTESGNVWLDAERTSPYRFYQFWMNVDDRDAGRYLRFFTLLSRQAIEELDREIAECPQERAAQQALAREVTTRVHGADAANVAEDVSRLLFAKGDPASLSRDALEALSREVPFVEMRELTGVVDGLVELKLVASKGAARRLVEQGGASVNGRRIAAGDTPGEPLAGGYYLFRKGARDYGLIRTKP; this is encoded by the coding sequence ATGACGCAACCTGCCCCGCTGCTCGACGAGCTCGTCTGGCGTGGACTCCTCCATCAGAACACGGAAGGCCTCGCCGAGGCTCTCGCGGCGCGCTCCCTCTCGGCGTACTGCGGCTTCGATCCCACGGCGTCGAGCATGCACGTCGGCAATCTCGTCCCGGTGATGGGATTGATGCACCTTCAGCGCGCGGGTCACAGGCCGTACGCGGTGGTCGGTGGTGGGACAGGTCTCATCGGTGATCCCAGCGGCAAGACGGCGGAGCGTCAGCTCAACTCGCTCCAGCTGGTCGAGGAGAACTCGCGCGGTCTCCGTGCGCAGCTCGAACATTTCCTCGAGTTTACCGGCCCGAACGCCGCGCAGATGCGCAACAACGCGGACTGGCTGCTCCCGCTCGGCGCAATCGAGTTCATGAGAGACGTCGGGAAGCACTTCACCGTCAACTACATGATCGCGAAGGAGTCGGTGCAGCAGCGCATAGAGTCGGGTATCTCGTACACCGAATTCTCGTACATGCTCCTCCAGGCCTACGATTACCGCGAGCTTTTCCGCCGCGAAGGCGTAACGCTTCAGGTCGGCGGGAGCGATCAGTGGGGAAACATCACCGCCGGTCTCGAGCTCATCCGCCGGACCGAGGGCGGCGAGGCGCACGCGCTCACGTTTCCGCTCGTCACCAATGCATCGGGGACGAAATTCGGGAAGACTGAGAGCGGCAACGTGTGGCTCGACGCGGAGCGTACGTCTCCGTATCGCTTCTACCAGTTCTGGATGAACGTTGACGACCGCGACGCCGGCCGCTACCTGCGCTTCTTCACTTTGCTGTCTCGACAGGCAATCGAGGAGCTCGACAGGGAGATCGCCGAGTGTCCGCAGGAGCGCGCGGCGCAGCAGGCGCTGGCGCGCGAGGTCACGACGCGGGTTCACGGCGCCGACGCGGCAAACGTCGCGGAGGATGTGTCGCGCCTGCTCTTTGCGAAGGGAGACCCCGCATCGCTGTCGCGTGATGCGCTCGAGGCATTGAGTCGCGAGGTCCCTTTCGTCGAAATGCGAGAGCTGACTGGCGTGGTTGATGGACTGGTCGAGCTCAAGCTTGTCGCGTCGAAGGGTGCGGCGAGACGCCTCGTCGAGCAGGGCGGCGCTTCAGTCAACGGGCGGCGTATCGCAGCCGGAGACACGCCCGGAGAGCCGCTCGCTGGAGGATACTACCTGTTCAGGAAAGGCGCCCGCGACTACGGGCTGATACGGACTAAACCGTGA
- a CDS encoding glycosyltransferase family 4 protein, which yields MKHLFVTQDYGPDRGGMARRHVELCRRFGDADNAMEVSAVRVDGDSAFDRGEPYNIYRQPFHCREANRFANQMKWARWLTGFGRDKVNVLHCGNIRPVGYAVSWASMRLALPYIIYVNGGDLLREQRKVAASPLKRFTARRILGQAAGIAATSKWVAELAGEVMRQVSVRDMPPVAALDLGTDPKMFAPDRDTGALRERWGVGDVPLLLTVARLVPHKGQDTGIRAMAALKDEFPLLRYILVGEGHDEQRLRALAAELGVADRVVFAGALPESDLPDAYATSTIYLGASRVDNDINVEGFGISFLEASSSGLPVVAGDSGGVRSAVRDGETGVVVPPLDVAAIAGAIGGFLRDPSRTASFAAAGRRAVESHYNWDRVASDTREFTLSVVGRGSAR from the coding sequence GTGAAACATCTCTTCGTCACGCAGGATTACGGGCCGGACAGAGGGGGAATGGCGCGCCGGCACGTCGAGCTGTGCCGCCGGTTCGGCGACGCCGATAACGCGATGGAGGTGTCCGCCGTTCGTGTTGACGGCGATAGCGCGTTCGACCGCGGCGAGCCGTACAACATTTACCGCCAGCCCTTTCATTGTCGCGAGGCCAACCGGTTCGCTAATCAGATGAAATGGGCGCGCTGGCTTACCGGCTTCGGCAGGGACAAAGTGAATGTGCTGCATTGCGGCAACATCAGGCCGGTCGGATACGCGGTGTCGTGGGCGAGCATGCGACTAGCTCTCCCGTACATCATATACGTGAACGGCGGCGATCTTCTCCGCGAGCAGAGGAAGGTGGCGGCGAGTCCGCTCAAACGATTCACCGCACGGAGAATATTGGGACAGGCCGCGGGAATCGCGGCGACATCGAAGTGGGTGGCCGAGCTCGCCGGCGAAGTGATGCGGCAGGTCAGTGTCAGAGACATGCCGCCCGTCGCCGCGCTCGATCTTGGCACCGACCCGAAGATGTTCGCGCCGGATCGCGACACCGGCGCGCTGCGTGAGCGTTGGGGAGTTGGCGACGTGCCGCTGCTGCTGACGGTGGCGCGTCTGGTGCCGCACAAGGGTCAGGACACGGGCATCCGCGCGATGGCCGCGCTGAAGGATGAGTTCCCGCTCCTGCGCTACATTCTCGTCGGGGAAGGTCATGACGAGCAACGCCTCCGCGCGCTCGCTGCCGAGCTTGGCGTGGCGGATCGCGTTGTGTTCGCGGGAGCGCTTCCGGAGTCCGATCTTCCCGACGCATACGCGACGTCCACCATATACCTGGGCGCGTCGAGAGTGGACAACGACATCAACGTTGAGGGGTTCGGTATCTCGTTTCTCGAGGCATCATCGTCAGGACTGCCAGTCGTGGCGGGCGATTCAGGCGGCGTGAGATCGGCGGTGCGTGACGGCGAGACGGGGGTTGTCGTTCCGCCGCTCGACGTGGCGGCAATCGCCGGCGCCATCGGCGGATTTCTGCGCGATCCCTCCCGGACTGCGAGCTTCGCGGCGGCCGGACGGCGCGCGGTCGAATCGCATTACAACTGGGACAGAGTCGCCTCCGACACGCGCGAGTTCACTCTCTCGGTCGTCGGCCGCGGGAGCGCGCGTTGA
- a CDS encoding glycosyltransferase family 2 protein produces the protein MSAGGAVAVSVVIAARNEAANIIACIESARWAREIIVVEDGSTDGTAKLAADAGATVIENPFVTIGLQRNAAIERAGCGWILVVDADERGSAELATEIDGVIANPSHNAFRVPRRNLFLGGEVRHGGWQSDRPVRLFRSTLRYNASRVHEHVEAGESVGELSTPLTHEPYASMESYFEKLGRYSRWWAEDRFERGMRVGAATVVVRPPLRFLTMYLLRGGWMDGAAGAVLACMAATSVFAKYARLWALGRRTPSGRSSGR, from the coding sequence GTGAGTGCGGGCGGGGCGGTAGCGGTATCCGTCGTAATCGCGGCCCGCAACGAGGCAGCCAACATCATCGCGTGCATCGAGAGTGCGCGGTGGGCACGCGAGATCATCGTCGTCGAGGACGGTTCCACCGACGGAACTGCGAAGCTTGCGGCGGATGCCGGCGCGACGGTGATCGAGAATCCCTTCGTGACGATCGGGCTGCAGCGGAACGCTGCGATCGAGCGAGCCGGCTGCGGATGGATCCTGGTGGTGGATGCAGACGAGCGCGGATCGGCGGAACTGGCGACGGAGATTGATGGGGTGATCGCGAATCCGTCGCACAATGCGTTCAGGGTTCCGCGACGGAACCTGTTTCTCGGTGGCGAGGTCCGGCATGGCGGGTGGCAGAGCGATCGTCCCGTGCGGCTGTTCCGCTCGACACTTCGCTATAACGCGAGCCGCGTGCACGAGCATGTCGAGGCGGGCGAATCAGTGGGAGAGCTGTCTACGCCGCTGACTCACGAGCCGTACGCTTCGATGGAGAGCTATTTCGAGAAGCTTGGAAGGTACAGCCGGTGGTGGGCTGAGGACCGGTTCGAGCGCGGCATGCGCGTCGGGGCGGCGACGGTCGTAGTGCGTCCGCCGCTTCGTTTCCTCACCATGTATCTCCTGCGCGGCGGATGGATGGATGGCGCAGCCGGTGCAGTGCTGGCGTGCATGGCGGCGACGAGCGTTTTCGCGAAATACGCGCGGTTGTGGGCGCTTGGCAGGCGGACTCCCAGCGGTCGCTCCAGCGGTCGCTGA
- a CDS encoding glycosyltransferase family 4 protein yields MRILFLHCEREWSGTARAFAVAARGLAARGYNVTFLAEPHSNVEQSVSRMASVAQKLGGDDPVAPRDVAPFEVTPFSCDGNWLACAWRLRHLFRRWDTDVVFVHTEREHLIASTACWLGRSGTIVRRTPAGRALHLGFYGKIANWLTKTTWLFAGDADAKRSPLPSGARTSVARLGVDASRYPDIPIAPQEPRPDEIRYIICVYDATSRGRAATAVRTVSMLAPRHPYLRLIIFGAGSDSEDLRMQAAALDVMHLVSFLGERDDHLTLMRDAELGWVVAEGDTAAYGILDLMALGVPVIAAEESVAETYVANQITGILVPADDAAMTAASVVTLLASEEQRKAMGAAARVRVARDFPEQAMIEGFDAALGIAARRSRRKG; encoded by the coding sequence GTGCGGATTCTTTTCCTGCATTGCGAGAGAGAATGGTCGGGCACCGCCCGCGCATTTGCGGTAGCCGCGCGCGGCCTCGCGGCCCGCGGCTACAACGTCACCTTCCTCGCCGAGCCGCACAGCAACGTCGAGCAGTCCGTGTCGCGGATGGCGAGTGTCGCGCAGAAGCTCGGCGGCGACGACCCAGTGGCTCCGCGCGACGTCGCTCCGTTCGAGGTCACTCCCTTCTCCTGCGATGGCAACTGGCTCGCGTGCGCGTGGCGTCTCCGCCATCTCTTTCGCAGATGGGACACGGACGTCGTATTCGTGCATACCGAGCGCGAGCATCTGATCGCCTCGACCGCGTGCTGGCTGGGAAGAAGCGGAACGATCGTGCGCCGGACACCGGCCGGCCGCGCGCTGCACCTGGGCTTCTACGGGAAGATCGCCAACTGGCTCACGAAGACGACCTGGCTCTTCGCCGGCGATGCCGACGCGAAGCGCTCCCCGCTCCCGAGCGGCGCCCGCACGTCGGTCGCACGGCTTGGCGTGGATGCGTCGCGGTATCCCGACATCCCGATCGCGCCGCAGGAGCCGCGGCCCGACGAGATCCGGTACATCATCTGCGTGTACGATGCCACTTCGCGCGGCCGCGCTGCGACCGCCGTCCGCACGGTCTCGATGCTTGCGCCGCGACATCCGTACCTGCGTCTGATCATCTTCGGCGCGGGCTCCGACAGCGAGGATCTGCGCATGCAGGCCGCTGCGCTCGACGTCATGCATCTCGTGAGCTTCCTCGGCGAGCGTGACGACCATCTCACGCTGATGCGGGACGCCGAGCTGGGCTGGGTCGTCGCGGAAGGCGACACCGCCGCGTACGGGATCCTCGATCTGATGGCGCTCGGAGTTCCCGTCATCGCGGCCGAGGAAAGCGTCGCCGAGACCTATGTGGCGAACCAGATCACCGGTATCCTGGTGCCCGCCGACGATGCAGCGATGACGGCTGCAAGCGTGGTGACGCTGCTCGCCAGTGAAGAGCAGCGGAAGGCGATGGGCGCGGCGGCACGCGTGCGCGTCGCGCGCGACTTCCCCGAGCAGGCGATGATCGAAGGATTCGACGCCGCGCTCGGCATCGCGGCCCGACGCTCCCGGCGCAAGGGGTGA
- a CDS encoding ABC transporter permease — MLDPAQRRRLLNDNRARFGIAVVVIMSLAAIAAPLIAMHDPLKIDLTNYLQRPSTAHWLGTDIQGRDIWSRLVFGARVSLTVGLISQGIALLLGVTLGLLAGYYGRWVDEVVMRLADVTLAFPTLLLLIAMVAAFEPSMLVVFATIGVVGWAGMARLVRGQVLVVRQLEYVQAIRALGAKDIRVMLQHVLPNVIAPVVIAATLGVAGAIMAEAALSFLGLGVPPPTPSWGSMIADGRDLDQLRRAPWTSVFPGMAIGAAVLGFNLLGDALRDALDPREYRRAPRKES, encoded by the coding sequence ATGCTAGATCCCGCACAGCGACGCCGGCTTCTCAACGACAACCGCGCCCGGTTCGGGATCGCGGTGGTCGTCATCATGTCGCTCGCCGCCATCGCCGCCCCGCTGATCGCGATGCACGACCCGCTGAAGATAGATCTCACCAACTATCTCCAGAGACCGTCGACTGCGCACTGGCTCGGCACCGACATCCAGGGGCGCGACATCTGGTCGCGGCTCGTGTTCGGCGCGCGAGTCTCGCTCACCGTCGGCCTGATTTCCCAGGGCATCGCGCTGCTCCTTGGCGTCACGCTCGGATTGCTCGCGGGTTACTACGGGCGCTGGGTGGACGAAGTGGTGATGCGTCTGGCCGACGTGACGCTCGCATTCCCCACGCTGCTTCTCCTCATTGCGATGGTCGCTGCGTTCGAGCCCTCGATGCTAGTGGTATTCGCGACAATCGGTGTCGTCGGATGGGCGGGAATGGCGCGCCTGGTGCGCGGGCAGGTGCTCGTCGTACGGCAGCTCGAGTATGTGCAGGCGATTCGCGCGCTCGGCGCGAAGGACATTCGCGTGATGCTCCAGCATGTCCTGCCAAATGTCATCGCGCCCGTCGTGATCGCGGCGACGCTCGGTGTGGCCGGCGCGATAATGGCTGAAGCGGCGTTGTCGTTTCTCGGGCTGGGCGTTCCTCCACCGACGCCGAGCTGGGGATCAATGATCGCGGACGGGAGAGACCTGGATCAGCTGCGCAGAGCGCCCTGGACTTCGGTGTTCCCCGGAATGGCGATCGGCGCGGCGGTGCTCGGGTTCAACCTGCTTGGCGATGCCTTGCGGGACGCTCTCGATCCCCGGGAGTACCGCCGCGCTCCGCGGAAGGAATCGTGA
- a CDS encoding lysophospholipid acyltransferase family protein yields MSDHETRRKKPPTLAHRAEYYSMRALIAGLGRLSWETACTIGERLGEMGYRPLGIRRDVVERQIAAAFPELDHAGVQKIARASYRHLGRTSVEAALLGNLGPERILEMVESVEGWEHIVAATSAGRGTIGVAAHHGNWEVLGAFLAARGVPPEVVVRGMGNRLFEDYLNANRARLGLTVMHDSVAVRRTMKAMREGRFVAFLSDQGVMGLASSFVPFFGRPAKTPRGFAVFALRFDSPVVFMDMLRLPDGRFRIVFEPVEAERTGDREKDVDAMVERYSAILEKWVRQYPEQYFWQHRRWRRQPPGTPVELRDPALRDPSLWTPSK; encoded by the coding sequence TTGAGCGACCACGAGACGCGGCGGAAAAAACCGCCGACTCTGGCGCACCGCGCCGAGTACTACTCCATGCGCGCACTGATCGCGGGGCTCGGAAGGCTGAGCTGGGAAACTGCGTGCACGATCGGGGAGCGGCTGGGTGAGATGGGATATCGTCCACTCGGCATCAGGCGCGACGTGGTCGAGCGCCAGATCGCGGCCGCGTTCCCCGAGCTGGATCATGCAGGGGTGCAAAAGATCGCGAGGGCATCGTACCGGCATCTGGGCCGTACCTCGGTGGAAGCCGCGCTGCTCGGCAATCTCGGTCCGGAGCGAATCCTCGAGATGGTCGAGAGCGTCGAGGGATGGGAGCACATCGTTGCGGCGACGTCAGCGGGCCGCGGAACGATCGGTGTTGCCGCGCATCACGGTAACTGGGAAGTGCTCGGCGCATTTCTCGCGGCACGCGGAGTCCCGCCGGAGGTCGTCGTCCGCGGAATGGGCAACAGGTTGTTCGAGGATTACCTGAATGCCAACCGCGCGCGGCTGGGTCTCACCGTGATGCACGACTCGGTGGCCGTCAGGCGCACGATGAAGGCGATGCGTGAAGGGCGTTTCGTCGCCTTCCTTTCCGACCAGGGAGTGATGGGGCTGGCGTCGTCCTTCGTGCCTTTCTTCGGGCGGCCGGCAAAGACCCCGCGCGGATTTGCGGTATTCGCTTTGCGTTTCGATTCACCGGTCGTTTTCATGGATATGCTCCGGCTGCCTGACGGCAGGTTCAGGATCGTATTCGAGCCCGTCGAGGCGGAGCGAACCGGCGACAGGGAAAAGGACGTAGACGCGATGGTCGAGCGGTACAGCGCGATTCTCGAGAAATGGGTGCGCCAATATCCGGAACAGTATTTCTGGCAGCATCGCCGGTGGCGGAGGCAGCCGCCGGGCACGCCGGTCGAGCTTCGCGATCCCGCGCTTCGCGATCCATCGCTGTGGACCCCGTCGAAGTGA